One segment of Marinobacter sediminum DNA contains the following:
- the dksA gene encoding RNA polymerase-binding protein DksA — protein MANTAQQPRERFTNFTPYEMKKGEEYMSAEMLEHFKNLLLQWKQELMEEVDRTMHHMQEDAANYADPSDRATQEEEFSLELRTRDRERKLIKKIDQTIDRIDKDDYGFCDQCGVEIGIRRLEARPTATLCIDCKTLAEIRERQTGI, from the coding sequence ATGGCAAACACTGCACAACAACCACGCGAACGTTTTACCAACTTCACCCCTTATGAAATGAAAAAGGGTGAAGAATACATGAGTGCTGAAATGCTGGAGCACTTCAAGAATCTGCTGCTGCAGTGGAAGCAGGAGCTGATGGAAGAAGTCGACCGCACCATGCACCACATGCAGGAAGACGCAGCAAATTACGCGGATCCCAGTGATCGCGCAACCCAGGAAGAGGAGTTCAGCCTGGAACTGCGCACCCGTGACCGCGAGCGCAAGCTGATCAAGAAAATCGATCAGACTATCGATCGCATCGACAAGGACGACTACGGTTTCTGCGATCAGTGCGGTGTTGAAATCGGAATCCGGCGTCTGGAAGCGCGGCCGACAGCGACTCTGTGCATTGACTGCAAGACACTGGCAGAAATCCGCGAGCGCCAGACCGGAATCTGA
- the sfsA gene encoding DNA/RNA nuclease SfsA, with protein sequence MKLPEPLVEGHLIRRYKRFLADVRLPDGSEVTAHCPNTGSMLGCQPANARVWLSRSDNPKRKLPYTWELVETEPGMLACINTARPNSQARAAIESGIVPELGGYRSCRSEVRYGEEKSRIDLLLSAHDSRPDAWVEVKNVTLAEDGQGFFPDAVTTRGQKHLRELMAQVAKGDRGVLFFVVNHTGIETVRPADHIDPKYGQLLREACDAGVEVVAYRAALWGESGSPSGAITLVEPVPVILEV encoded by the coding sequence ATGAAGTTACCAGAACCATTGGTTGAAGGGCATCTGATTCGCCGTTATAAGCGCTTCCTTGCGGACGTGCGCCTGCCGGACGGCTCGGAAGTGACGGCCCACTGTCCGAACACAGGATCCATGCTGGGGTGCCAGCCAGCGAACGCCCGGGTCTGGTTGAGCCGCAGCGATAACCCCAAACGTAAACTGCCCTACACCTGGGAACTGGTGGAAACTGAGCCGGGCATGCTTGCGTGTATCAATACTGCGCGACCGAATAGCCAGGCCCGTGCGGCCATCGAAAGTGGTATCGTCCCGGAGCTGGGCGGTTACCGTTCCTGCCGGTCCGAAGTCAGGTACGGAGAGGAAAAGAGTCGGATTGACCTGCTTTTGTCCGCGCATGACAGTCGTCCTGATGCCTGGGTTGAAGTGAAAAATGTGACTCTGGCTGAAGATGGCCAGGGATTTTTCCCGGATGCGGTCACTACCCGTGGGCAAAAACATCTGCGGGAACTCATGGCTCAGGTGGCGAAGGGAGACCGCGGGGTTCTGTTCTTTGTGGTCAACCATACCGGTATCGAAACCGTTCGTCCCGCAGATCACATTGACCCGAAATACGGTCAGTTATTGCGGGAAGCCTGTGATGCCGGGGTAGAGGTGGTGGCGTATCGCGCAGCCCTGTGGGGCGAGTCTGGTTCTCCCTCTGGAGCGATAACGCTGGTCGAGCCAGTGCCGGTTATTCTGGAAGTCTGA
- a CDS encoding Rieske (2Fe-2S) protein, translated as MSDRTNDQWQTVCQFDELTPEKFVEFRVHQKNPEPGAMPLTGFLFLDGREPRAFLNQCPHLGIELNWMPGRFMDADNLFIQCSTHGALFKPGTGECIAGPCQGDALPALDLRVEGGAIQVRLPE; from the coding sequence ATGAGCGACAGAACCAACGATCAGTGGCAAACAGTCTGCCAGTTTGACGAACTGACACCGGAGAAGTTCGTGGAATTCCGGGTTCATCAGAAAAATCCGGAACCCGGCGCCATGCCGCTCACGGGCTTCCTGTTTCTGGACGGTCGGGAACCAAGGGCCTTTCTCAATCAGTGCCCGCACCTGGGCATTGAACTGAACTGGATGCCGGGGCGCTTTATGGACGCCGACAACCTGTTCATTCAGTGCTCCACTCATGGCGCCCTGTTCAAACCCGGTACCGGGGAATGCATTGCCGGTCCCTGTCAGGGCGATGCGCTTCCGGCCCTTGACCTTCGGGTCGAGGGCGGCGCCATTCAGGTCAGACTTCCAGAATAA
- a CDS encoding AAA family ATPase, whose translation MSETPPDKLILALQNPDLYDHPVEDFQVIETHISQVILTGDYAYKIKKPMDFGFLDFSTLERRKHFCEEELRLNRRLAAKLYLEVLPITGTPEHPVIGGSGEAFEYAIKMRQFGQDQLFDRQQEQHSLEPELLANLAQQVASFHEQLPPVADDKPLGTPEAVYAGMQENFDQIRPMIDDTGLLAQLENLEAWTQSTFERHRDLIAERRANGFVRECHGDLHLANITRFEGEVTVFDCIEFNEPFRWIDVINDLAFLLMDLESRREYRLANLVLNTYLEYRDDFAALPLLPLYKAYRALVRAKIALFTLGNPSLSENEKADLMQKYRDYAQLAEDYSSIPNPYLLATTGLSASGKTCISAAMAGELGLIRLRSDVERKRIHGLAPLDDSKSQTGGNLYTEEATEKTYRRLADLADNLLASGLPVIVDAASLKEKERSLFADVAEAKGLPFALLHCEAPEDLRREWIRARKGDASEATEALLDTQQSWFEPLTTEEKSHTIHLHTDQEHVAEAVADRIRQHFGLSPT comes from the coding sequence GTGAGTGAAACACCACCAGACAAGCTGATTCTGGCACTGCAAAATCCGGATCTTTACGACCACCCGGTCGAGGATTTTCAGGTCATTGAGACTCACATTTCCCAGGTCATCCTGACCGGTGACTACGCCTACAAGATCAAGAAACCAATGGATTTCGGTTTTCTGGACTTCTCGACGCTTGAGAGGCGAAAGCATTTTTGCGAGGAAGAACTGCGCCTGAATCGCCGCCTGGCAGCGAAACTCTACCTCGAGGTTCTGCCGATTACCGGCACACCGGAACATCCCGTTATCGGTGGCAGCGGGGAAGCCTTTGAGTATGCGATCAAAATGCGCCAGTTCGGGCAGGATCAGCTGTTCGACCGCCAGCAGGAACAGCATAGTCTGGAGCCTGAACTGCTTGCCAACCTCGCGCAGCAGGTAGCAAGCTTCCACGAGCAGCTGCCACCGGTTGCCGACGACAAGCCCCTGGGCACCCCGGAGGCGGTGTACGCCGGTATGCAGGAGAATTTCGATCAGATCCGGCCAATGATCGATGACACAGGGCTTCTTGCCCAGTTGGAGAACCTGGAGGCCTGGACCCAGAGCACGTTTGAGCGCCACCGGGATCTGATTGCCGAGCGGCGCGCCAACGGCTTTGTCCGTGAATGTCACGGTGACCTTCACCTGGCCAATATCACCCGGTTTGAGGGCGAGGTCACGGTTTTCGACTGCATTGAGTTCAACGAACCGTTCCGCTGGATTGATGTCATCAACGACCTGGCATTCCTGCTGATGGATCTCGAATCCCGCCGGGAGTACAGGCTCGCCAACCTGGTGCTGAACACCTATCTAGAATATCGGGATGATTTCGCAGCCTTGCCTCTGCTGCCGCTGTACAAGGCGTACCGCGCCCTGGTCCGCGCCAAGATCGCCCTTTTCACCCTCGGCAACCCGTCGCTGAGTGAAAATGAGAAAGCGGACCTGATGCAGAAGTACCGGGATTACGCGCAACTTGCCGAAGACTACAGCTCCATACCCAACCCCTACCTGCTGGCCACAACCGGGTTATCCGCCAGCGGCAAAACCTGCATCAGTGCCGCCATGGCCGGCGAACTGGGACTGATCAGGCTGCGCTCCGATGTAGAGCGAAAGCGAATCCACGGATTGGCCCCCCTGGACGACAGCAAGTCACAAACCGGCGGAAACCTTTACACCGAAGAAGCCACGGAGAAAACCTACCGGCGCCTTGCAGACCTTGCGGATAATCTGCTGGCCTCCGGCTTACCGGTGATCGTTGATGCCGCCAGCCTGAAAGAAAAGGAACGCTCTCTGTTTGCCGATGTAGCGGAGGCGAAAGGTTTACCCTTTGCCCTACTCCACTGTGAAGCACCGGAAGATCTGCGCCGCGAGTGGATCCGGGCCCGCAAGGGTGACGCTTCGGAAGCCACGGAAGCACTGCTCGACACCCAGCAAAGCTGGTTTGAGCCGCTAACGACTGAAGAGAAAAGCCATACCATTCACCTGCACACAGATCAGGAACACGTGGCAGAAGCGGTTGCCGACCGGATTCGCCAACACTTCGGCCTGAGCCCGACATAA
- the mrcB gene encoding penicillin-binding protein 1B: MKKSNRTPRSNKKSPRKSSNSGRRPWFWRFFFRASAIGLVLLAGWMIYLDAVVTSRFEGRRFEVPSRVYARPLELYDGAGISSGALERELQLSGFRKGDGDKAGSYRRNGGHFVISTRGFRFPDGEESRRKLALNIYGDRIRDFSVRSGDASPIVRLEPAQIGGIYPSHKEDRILVQLEEIPALLPTALMAVEDRNFYDHFGIAPLSIARAMLANIRAGQIVQGGSTLTQQLVKNFFLTRDQTLLRKGNEALMSILLELHYEKGDILETYLNEVYLGQAGTRSINGFGLASQFYFGESLKDLDVHQIALLIGMVKGPSYYNPRRHPERAMKRRNLVISEMEEAGLIESARAAQARGLPLGVSERPSYSENRYPAYIDLVRRHLARDYREADLQSEGLRIFTTLNPAIQYAAEFAVTDVLPRLSRGETRKALEAALVVTSKDSGEVLALVGGRDPNFAGFNRALDANRPIGSLIKPFIYLSALAQPERYTLITPVLDKAFTLEFDDGQRWQPKNYDEKERGEVQLHKALSHSYNLPAVRVGLDIGVNVVKETLQAFGVTSDISEYPSMLLGAVAMNPVTVAQMYQGLATSGFNTPLRTIREVTDANGEALTRYSLEVDQVADPVAVHLVQYAMQETMQEGTGKSAYYTVPDELALAGKTGTTDDGRDSWFAGFSGDLLAVAWVGRDDNGPTSLTGASGALPVWSRFMAQVPQHSLSPVVPDGVNYYWVNGERQALTREHCDNARLVPFISGSEPTQEVSCSGNLQRRIKGWFEGLFQ; the protein is encoded by the coding sequence ATGAAAAAATCGAACCGAACTCCCCGATCCAACAAAAAGTCTCCCCGCAAGTCATCCAACTCCGGGCGTCGCCCCTGGTTTTGGCGTTTTTTCTTTCGCGCTTCGGCCATCGGCCTGGTGTTGCTGGCCGGCTGGATGATTTATCTGGACGCCGTAGTTACCTCGCGTTTTGAGGGTCGGCGATTCGAGGTTCCCTCCCGGGTTTATGCCAGGCCTCTGGAACTCTACGACGGTGCCGGTATCAGTTCAGGCGCGCTGGAAAGAGAGCTTCAGTTATCAGGCTTCCGCAAAGGGGATGGCGACAAGGCGGGTAGCTACCGCCGCAATGGTGGACACTTTGTCATCAGCACCCGGGGCTTCCGTTTTCCGGACGGAGAAGAGTCCAGGCGCAAGCTTGCTCTGAATATCTACGGTGACCGGATCCGGGACTTTTCCGTTCGCAGTGGCGATGCCTCGCCGATTGTTCGGCTGGAGCCGGCCCAGATTGGTGGTATCTACCCGTCTCACAAGGAAGATCGGATTCTGGTTCAGCTTGAGGAAATCCCGGCACTTCTGCCCACGGCGCTGATGGCGGTCGAAGACCGGAATTTTTACGATCATTTCGGCATTGCGCCACTGTCGATTGCACGAGCCATGCTGGCAAATATCCGTGCCGGCCAGATTGTTCAGGGAGGCAGCACACTGACCCAGCAACTGGTGAAGAACTTCTTCCTGACCCGCGACCAGACCCTTTTGCGCAAGGGAAACGAAGCGCTTATGTCTATCCTGCTTGAGCTCCATTACGAGAAGGGAGACATTCTCGAGACATACCTGAATGAGGTCTACCTGGGGCAGGCAGGCACCCGCAGCATTAATGGCTTCGGCCTCGCCAGTCAGTTTTACTTCGGTGAATCCCTGAAAGATCTGGATGTGCATCAGATCGCACTGCTGATTGGAATGGTTAAAGGACCGAGTTATTACAACCCACGGCGCCACCCCGAGCGTGCCATGAAGCGGCGAAACCTGGTGATTTCCGAGATGGAAGAGGCGGGCCTTATAGAATCTGCTCGCGCTGCCCAGGCCAGGGGGCTGCCACTGGGGGTCAGTGAAAGACCGTCGTATTCGGAAAACCGGTATCCGGCTTATATCGACCTGGTTCGCAGGCACCTCGCCCGGGACTACCGGGAGGCGGATCTCCAGAGTGAGGGGCTGAGGATTTTCACAACCCTGAACCCGGCCATTCAGTACGCCGCTGAGTTTGCGGTGACCGATGTCCTGCCCAGGCTGAGCCGTGGTGAAACCAGAAAAGCGCTTGAGGCTGCGCTGGTGGTGACATCCAAGGACAGTGGGGAGGTGTTGGCGCTGGTGGGTGGCCGTGATCCGAACTTTGCCGGTTTCAACCGTGCTCTGGACGCAAACCGTCCGATCGGATCGCTGATCAAACCCTTTATCTATTTGTCGGCTCTTGCGCAGCCCGAGCGTTACACACTGATCACCCCTGTGCTGGACAAGGCCTTCACCCTGGAGTTTGACGACGGGCAACGATGGCAACCCAAGAACTATGACGAGAAAGAACGTGGGGAAGTTCAGTTGCATAAGGCCCTGTCTCATTCCTACAACCTCCCGGCCGTGCGGGTTGGGCTGGATATTGGTGTTAATGTGGTCAAGGAGACTCTGCAGGCCTTTGGGGTAACCTCGGATATCTCCGAGTACCCATCAATGCTGCTTGGGGCCGTCGCCATGAACCCGGTTACGGTTGCCCAGATGTATCAGGGACTGGCGACATCGGGTTTCAATACGCCGTTGAGGACCATCCGGGAGGTGACTGATGCCAATGGGGAGGCGTTGACCCGGTACAGCCTGGAAGTGGATCAGGTGGCGGATCCCGTGGCGGTACACCTTGTCCAGTACGCAATGCAGGAAACCATGCAGGAAGGCACCGGTAAGTCGGCGTATTACACGGTACCGGATGAACTGGCGCTGGCCGGAAAAACCGGAACAACCGACGACGGCAGGGATTCCTGGTTTGCCGGTTTCAGTGGCGACTTGCTGGCGGTCGCCTGGGTTGGCCGGGATGATAACGGCCCCACCTCACTGACGGGTGCAAGTGGGGCCCTGCCTGTCTGGTCCCGGTTTATGGCGCAGGTTCCCCAGCACAGCCTCTCGCCGGTTGTGCCCGATGGCGTCAACTATTACTGGGTAAACGGGGAGAGGCAGGCATTGACCCGTGAGCACTGCGATAATGCGCGCCTTGTGCCGTTTATTTCCGGCAGCGAACCGACGCAGGAAGTGTCCTGTTCAGGTAACCTGCAGAGGCGAATCAAAGGCTGGTTTGAGGGATTGTTCCAATGA
- a CDS encoding tetratricopeptide repeat protein produces the protein MNMCFLFRAGAVAALLTLAGCASSPGGSIYVPIGGEASRAPEPPRTTGESQEPKVWRKSEQPEVVEPAETAPDTSAPSYRDSGESLSPAALSLVREADSLLRQGDAPAAIARLERAQRIAPRSAEIYFKLSEAYVASKQLGSAEQFTLKGLSLAGNDTSLQRAGWMLLADIRRARGNVAGADQAEARAAAL, from the coding sequence ATGAATATGTGTTTTCTTTTTCGTGCTGGTGCGGTGGCCGCACTCCTGACGCTGGCAGGCTGCGCTTCCAGTCCCGGTGGTTCGATCTATGTGCCGATTGGGGGTGAGGCTTCACGGGCCCCGGAGCCTCCGCGAACAACCGGTGAGTCGCAGGAGCCGAAGGTATGGCGTAAAAGCGAGCAGCCGGAAGTGGTCGAGCCGGCCGAGACGGCTCCCGATACCAGTGCGCCGAGTTACCGGGATTCCGGCGAAAGCCTTTCTCCGGCGGCGCTCAGCCTGGTTCGTGAAGCCGATAGTTTGTTGCGTCAGGGAGATGCGCCTGCGGCGATAGCCCGTCTTGAACGTGCCCAGCGCATTGCGCCCCGGTCCGCGGAAATCTATTTCAAACTCTCCGAGGCCTATGTGGCGAGCAAGCAGCTGGGTTCTGCAGAGCAGTTCACCCTGAAGGGGTTGTCCCTTGCTGGCAACGATACAAGCTTGCAGCGGGCCGGGTGGATGTTGCTGGCGGATATCCGGCGGGCGAGGGGTAATGTGGCCGGGGCTGATCAGGCCGAGGCGCGGGCCGCGGCGCTTTGA
- a CDS encoding DUF4382 domain-containing protein, translated as MKRSTRFFTVSALAAGIAACGGGSSDTASTGTVNVGLTDAPVDNAVEVNVEVEALVLKHSDGERSRFEFKMAEPVDLLKLTGGKVMSLLEDEEVAAGEYNWMRLELGNGNTIKLKTDGGLYDLTTPSARGVQTSGFIVPAGGEINLTIDFDVRKSIVNPQNDPNSYKLKPVIRLVDNAEVGTIKGTVSGELITAQCGEEHMASPDSFNGSIYVHETTEGVAATPDDIGSENEPLVVVPVEYTDKYEYTAAFIPAGFYTLSYTCDDDKIETVDGEPSDDQINLVVGTPDVVEVIQNDTATVTF; from the coding sequence ATGAAGCGTTCCACCCGTTTTTTCACCGTTTCGGCTCTGGCTGCAGGTATTGCCGCCTGTGGCGGTGGTTCTTCCGACACTGCATCAACCGGAACAGTGAACGTCGGACTCACTGATGCACCGGTGGACAATGCAGTGGAAGTGAATGTAGAAGTTGAAGCACTTGTACTCAAACACTCTGACGGAGAGAGGAGTCGTTTCGAGTTCAAGATGGCCGAGCCGGTGGACCTGCTCAAACTTACGGGCGGGAAAGTGATGTCTCTCCTGGAGGACGAAGAGGTAGCGGCAGGCGAATACAACTGGATGCGACTGGAGCTTGGTAATGGCAACACCATCAAGCTCAAGACGGATGGCGGGCTGTATGACTTGACCACACCCTCGGCTCGCGGAGTCCAGACCAGTGGCTTCATCGTTCCTGCTGGCGGGGAAATTAATCTGACGATCGACTTCGATGTCCGAAAATCCATCGTAAATCCTCAGAATGACCCGAACAGCTACAAGCTGAAGCCGGTAATCCGTCTCGTAGACAATGCTGAAGTCGGCACCATCAAAGGAACTGTATCTGGCGAGCTCATTACGGCACAGTGCGGCGAAGAACATATGGCTTCGCCGGACTCGTTTAATGGCAGCATCTACGTTCACGAAACAACGGAAGGAGTTGCGGCCACCCCGGATGATATCGGCAGTGAAAATGAGCCACTGGTGGTAGTCCCGGTCGAGTACACTGACAAATACGAGTACACCGCCGCATTCATACCTGCAGGCTTCTATACCCTGTCGTACACCTGCGACGATGATAAAATTGAAACGGTAGACGGTGAGCCTTCAGATGACCAGATCAACTTAGTTGTTGGCACACCAGACGTTGTTGAAGTAATTCAGAACGACACTGCAACTGTAACCTTTTAA
- a CDS encoding RNA polymerase sigma factor, which yields MQPHLEVMYRFAYRLAGQQQDAEDLVQDVVVKLYPRLEELESVEQLRPWLNRVLYRHFIDQVRRKGRQGDRPLSELVDTQNHGDWLDSLESDDEGPEALLEHERLRPALDRVLKTLSPDQRTLVLLHDVDGWRQEDIAEVLDIPLGTVKSRLHRCRAMLRKKLQRELEPIPRSGRVGE from the coding sequence GTGCAGCCTCACCTGGAGGTTATGTACCGGTTTGCCTATCGGCTGGCTGGCCAGCAGCAGGACGCTGAAGATCTGGTTCAGGATGTGGTGGTCAAGCTCTATCCCCGGCTTGAGGAGCTGGAATCGGTCGAACAGCTCCGTCCCTGGTTGAACCGGGTTTTGTACCGGCACTTTATTGACCAGGTCAGACGAAAGGGCCGTCAGGGTGATCGCCCTCTGAGTGAGCTGGTTGACACGCAGAACCATGGCGATTGGCTCGACAGCCTTGAATCAGACGATGAGGGGCCGGAGGCCCTGCTGGAGCACGAACGGCTGAGACCGGCATTGGACCGGGTTTTGAAGACGCTTTCTCCGGACCAGCGCACGCTGGTGCTGCTTCACGACGTAGATGGCTGGCGCCAGGAAGATATCGCTGAGGTTCTCGACATTCCCCTGGGTACCGTAAAATCTCGCTTGCACCGATGCCGCGCGATGCTGCGAAAAAAATTGCAGCGCGAGCTGGAACCAATCCCGAGATCCGGGCGTGTAGGTGAGTGA
- a CDS encoding anti-sigma factor family protein: protein MTMSCREIRLSLSGYSNNELSEARNEEIAQHLRACPSCQARFEAERSLSGALRRQTAIPAPSSGFESRVLGAATGRSGYSGKRWSHTVLGGAVAAALALGVALGVLLDGEPSSTDTSVVAESSVTEEPSRINPAAVVEPVQRTVRLAFRSGKPLENVTLTLELPPHVELASRPGQHELSWKVSLDAGENVLALPLKVLFPGAGELVARLDTGERQKTFRAVIPDYENAVKGEPSS from the coding sequence ATGACTATGTCCTGTCGCGAAATTCGTTTAAGCCTGTCTGGCTACAGCAACAATGAGCTGTCTGAGGCGCGTAATGAAGAGATTGCGCAGCACCTGCGTGCCTGTCCTTCGTGTCAGGCTCGTTTTGAAGCGGAACGTTCGCTGAGCGGCGCGCTTCGGAGGCAGACTGCCATTCCTGCGCCTTCATCCGGTTTTGAGTCCCGGGTTCTGGGGGCTGCAACCGGCCGGTCTGGTTATTCAGGTAAGCGCTGGAGTCATACGGTTCTCGGCGGTGCGGTTGCTGCGGCGCTTGCCCTGGGGGTTGCTCTGGGTGTCTTGCTGGATGGCGAGCCCTCAAGCACGGATACGTCCGTGGTGGCCGAGTCGTCGGTGACCGAAGAGCCGTCCCGTATTAATCCCGCGGCGGTTGTCGAACCAGTCCAGCGCACCGTTCGTTTGGCGTTTCGCTCGGGCAAGCCGCTGGAAAATGTCACCCTGACGCTTGAGTTACCGCCACACGTGGAGCTTGCTTCCAGGCCAGGGCAGCACGAATTGAGCTGGAAGGTAAGTCTGGACGCGGGAGAAAACGTTCTGGCGCTGCCGCTGAAAGTGCTGTTTCCAGGAGCCGGAGAATTGGTGGCCAGGCTCGACACCGGGGAACGCCAGAAAACATTCCGGGCGGTCATCCCGGACTATGAGAATGCTGTAAAGGGGGAGCCATCGTCGTGA
- a CDS encoding tetratricopeptide repeat protein: MQAFRLTLLCCWLLTLAPSWVSASEHNSSADAFTLGVEQFQSGNLEDARESFEAARAGGLQSFSLIYNLGVVYYRLGQFDAAERTFRELLATNNRVLASYNLGLVALARGNEASARDWFVQVNTSESPDKLRKLAVVQLEKLSADSATWRMAGGRNGYLAFSGGYDSNIAGLPETAASSKGGGFVDVLAAGSVGLSARNADLLTIEGAAYARRYPSDGDFNSGLLQGTLAWSRNRDASVVGAAFVLSQSWFDADALERRYTLEGFHRWRACAGPLGLARCSLFVALAQVSGGSEFEAYDGQWYRIGMSAVKRFGNWGLNGQYLWEVNDRRDFHMDEQFISVSPAHHKLELAGHYELRPRLKAGWTGSVRYSQYRDSHTLLVDGALVTERRIDARIEAGLFLENRLDDRWLMRGEWIVQDNESSIGRYDYRRHTVMATLEGAF, from the coding sequence TTGCAGGCATTTCGGCTAACCCTTCTGTGCTGCTGGCTGCTTACTCTGGCGCCTTCGTGGGTTTCTGCCTCTGAGCATAACTCTTCAGCGGATGCGTTCACCCTTGGTGTCGAACAGTTCCAGTCCGGCAACCTGGAAGATGCCCGCGAGTCGTTTGAAGCGGCGCGAGCGGGAGGGCTCCAATCATTTTCCCTGATCTACAATCTCGGTGTGGTTTATTATCGCCTGGGCCAGTTTGACGCCGCCGAGCGTACCTTTCGCGAGCTCCTCGCCACGAATAACCGTGTTCTGGCCAGCTACAATCTTGGGCTGGTTGCACTGGCCAGGGGAAACGAGGCATCGGCCAGAGACTGGTTTGTTCAGGTCAACACTTCCGAATCTCCGGATAAACTTCGAAAACTGGCTGTTGTGCAGCTTGAAAAGCTGTCAGCAGACTCTGCGACGTGGCGTATGGCTGGCGGACGTAATGGGTATCTTGCCTTTTCTGGTGGTTATGACAGTAACATTGCCGGCCTTCCGGAAACCGCGGCCTCCAGCAAGGGCGGCGGGTTCGTCGATGTTCTCGCTGCCGGCTCTGTCGGTTTGTCAGCCCGGAATGCAGACCTTCTGACCATTGAGGGCGCTGCATATGCCCGTCGATACCCGTCGGATGGGGACTTCAATTCAGGGCTGCTGCAGGGCACGCTGGCCTGGTCCCGCAATCGGGATGCCTCCGTGGTGGGGGCCGCCTTTGTCCTCAGTCAATCCTGGTTTGATGCCGATGCGCTTGAGCGCCGCTATACCCTGGAAGGATTCCATCGCTGGCGGGCCTGTGCCGGGCCCCTGGGGCTCGCTCGCTGTTCCCTGTTTGTGGCTTTGGCGCAGGTCAGTGGTGGCAGCGAGTTCGAGGCGTATGATGGTCAGTGGTACCGGATAGGGATGTCTGCAGTGAAGCGATTCGGTAACTGGGGGCTGAATGGTCAATACCTGTGGGAAGTAAATGACCGACGTGATTTCCATATGGACGAGCAGTTTATCAGTGTCTCTCCGGCCCATCACAAGCTTGAGCTGGCGGGGCACTATGAACTCCGCCCGCGGTTGAAGGCAGGCTGGACTGGGTCAGTCAGGTACAGTCAGTATCGGGATTCCCACACCCTGCTCGTTGACGGAGCACTGGTCACGGAACGTCGCATAGATGCACGTATCGAGGCCGGCCTTTTTCTGGAAAACCGGTTGGATGACCGGTGGCTGATGAGAGGTGAGTGGATAGTTCAGGATAACGAGAGTTCGATCGGTCGTTATGATTATCGTCGGCACACTGTTATGGCAACCCTGGAGGGTGCGTTCTAG
- a CDS encoding lipase family alpha/beta hydrolase gives MKLWIKAMALTCAVAWSAPSAAWWWDSTPSNYTDTRYPIVLVHGMFGFDSIAGVDYWYGVAEDLRKYGADVYTTQVPALDSTIARGEALLPQVQAIAAVYGKVNLIGHSHGGPTARYIARVRPDLVASITSVGSPHKGSPVADLIYGSPAESLAASVGNALGSMIDLFSGGGYNQDLRSSLQSLTTQGSADFNSFAPAGIPTTSCGEGAYSANGVRFYSWGGTGVLTNALDPSDALLGTTSLAFGFSANDGLVGRCSNHFGKIIRDNYFMNHLDEVNQALGLHSLFETDPKAVFKQHANRLKNIGL, from the coding sequence ATGAAACTCTGGATCAAAGCAATGGCTCTGACCTGCGCAGTCGCGTGGTCAGCCCCCTCCGCCGCCTGGTGGTGGGACTCTACCCCCTCTAATTACACCGATACTCGCTATCCGATTGTGCTGGTACACGGCATGTTCGGGTTTGATTCCATCGCCGGCGTGGACTATTGGTACGGCGTGGCAGAAGACCTCCGGAAATATGGCGCTGACGTCTACACCACACAAGTGCCAGCACTGGACAGCACCATTGCCCGGGGCGAAGCTCTGTTACCACAGGTTCAGGCGATTGCAGCGGTCTACGGCAAGGTCAACCTGATTGGTCACAGTCATGGAGGCCCCACCGCCCGCTACATTGCCCGGGTCCGCCCCGACCTGGTTGCGTCGATAACGTCGGTTGGCTCGCCCCATAAAGGGTCACCGGTGGCCGATCTGATCTACGGTTCACCAGCCGAAAGCCTGGCGGCCTCAGTTGGAAATGCGCTGGGCAGCATGATTGACCTGTTCTCTGGCGGCGGTTACAACCAGGACCTGCGCTCAAGCCTGCAATCGCTGACAACCCAGGGCAGTGCGGACTTCAACAGTTTCGCTCCGGCCGGCATTCCAACCACATCCTGTGGCGAAGGAGCATACTCGGCGAATGGGGTTCGATTCTATTCCTGGGGCGGCACCGGGGTGCTGACCAACGCTCTTGACCCCTCAGATGCTCTGCTGGGGACCACCAGCCTGGCATTTGGCTTCAGCGCGAATGATGGTCTGGTAGGACGCTGTAGCAATCACTTCGGCAAAATAATCCGGGACAATTACTTCATGAATCACCTGGATGAGGTCAACCAGGCTCTGGGCCTGCACAGCCTGTTCGAAACTGATCCCAAAGCTGTCTTCAAGCAACATGCAAACCGCCTGAAAAACATCGGGCTCTAA